GAGTTTTATTTCTATTTTATTTTTTCTCTATTTATTTTATTTAATTCAAATTCTTATAATAGATATCTCAATATTATCCTAACAATTGTGAGCTTATTTTTAGTTGGTCTTTGGATCAATAGTTCGGTGTACTGGGTAAAATTTCTGTTCAGCGATTTACTGATTGAATTTGTACTCGGAATGGTCTCTTTTATGCTTTACCAGCAATACAAATTTAATTCTCTATTTTCTCTGGGCTTAGTCATCTCCGCAATTGTGCTCTTGGTTTATCAAAATTTCTATGGCTTTATCTTCCCTGGCACATTTTCTTTTGCCATTCCAATGTTCCTCCTTTTTAATGGTGTCTTGCATTTAGAACACTGGTTTAAAGGTCAAAAGAATATATTCAGCGCGGGATTAGAAAAATTAGGTGGAAGTTCCTACTCTTTATATCTCATCCATCCTTTTATACTCGCTCCAATGGCCATCATTTATAGCAAGCTCGGAATAGAAAATGCTGATTTATTCACCTGGATGTTATTAATTCCTTCAATACTTGCAGGATGGATGACTTATAGAAAGATTGAAACACCATTGACTAAGATGTTTAGCAAGAAAAAGCCAAAAAAAGAGGTGGTATTAGAAACCACCTACAATTAATCCCAAAAAATTCTATTGAGTTAAAAAATCCTTAAATTCTGTAAATCCTTTTTGTTGCATAAAATAGTGTGCCGAATTTAGGGAACCATCCACACTTAAATGTGAACCATCTGACGAATAAGGCAAATGATTTTCGGTTAACTGGGGTGCTGGAAATAAATCATCATGATGCAACAATAAAGTATGAGGGTATTGCGTCGCAATCTGCTCTAAATACTGTCGCGCCTGAATCTGTTTCTTATATTCCATACTCGGTAGATATAGCTGCAGATTAAATGGACGATCAAACCATAATGCCCTTTTAAACTGTAGAGCAATATCGGTATCGAAATTATAAGGTGCATCCATGATAATCACTTTTTTTCCCTGATCGTTTAACAACTTCACGAAGTTACTAAAACTCTGACGGTGCTTTTCATTCAGCATCACATTATTCCATTGTGCTGCCAGGATAATCGTTGGATATTCCTTTAAGTGCTGACGAACATAATGGCGGTTAATTTCACATTGCTGATAGGCACGCGAACGTCGTGGACCAGTAAAATTATCATCCAGCGCCGGATAGCACCAATTGGTGGTCAATGCATTGATATTCATATTCATTTTCTTACCCACAGCATCCCAGAATGGCGTATTGTGCCCGGCAAATGAGTCGCCAATAAATAGCGCTTTCTGTGCTTCAGGATGTTTCGAACCCATCCAGCAGCTTGAACCCTGCGGAGCGATCGCGACTGACGGATCATTGACATCATGGAAACACCACCCATTTTTAACCGAAGGCATTTCCATTTGAGCAGCTTTATCCAGATAACTGTTAGGTGCA
This portion of the Acinetobacter sp. GSS19 genome encodes:
- a CDS encoding acyltransferase family protein; amino-acid sequence: MLYSIQYLRGVAALLVVLHHISHKGRQYDVSSLNGLNIGNSGVDLFFIISGFIMCYTTHNKNILFSEFIKLRFQRILPLYWLFTTLALVVYWVAPQYINSSGGETGILASYLLLPTGERYLVNNGWTLSYEFYFYFIFSLFILFNSNSYNRYLNIILTIVSLFLVGLWINSSVYWVKFLFSDLLIEFVLGMVSFMLYQQYKFNSLFSLGLVISAIVLLVYQNFYGFIFPGTFSFAIPMFLLFNGVLHLEHWFKGQKNIFSAGLEKLGGSSYSLYLIHPFILAPMAIIYSKLGIENADLFTWMLLIPSILAGWMTYRKIETPLTKMFSKKKPKKEVVLETTYN